In a genomic window of Telopea speciosissima isolate NSW1024214 ecotype Mountain lineage chromosome 5, Tspe_v1, whole genome shotgun sequence:
- the LOC122661331 gene encoding plant intracellular Ras-group-related LRR protein 4-like, whose translation MGSSVQSIEGVVEEIMRTHKSLPTRPGIDEVVAAKALIYNVEKEEQFRIDTISKQRKGPNIPDELFFVMQEMQRNLVSFQSKEQKREAVQLLDLENIHALFDEFIQRASKCIPSASNYYQPDCSNGSISAITSSFSASSASAFVTGLESSVASSGFYAEKDSLRSSEMFSRDDSYLKTAKASFYSDGVRTVPSRTHVSDSSIKFVSTSGQDGEKLSLIKLANLIEVTSKKGTKELNLQNKLMDQIEWLPDSIGKLSGLVTLDLSENRIVALPATIGRLSLLAKLDLRSNKITELPESIGDLFSLVYLNLGGNGLPSLPAAIGRLSCLEELDVSSNQLSLLPESIGNLVNLKKLNIETNNIEEIPHTISQCASLVELRADYNRLKAIPEAVGRIASLELLSVRYNNIRQLPTTMASLTNLRELDVSFNELEAVPESLCFVTTLVKMNVGSNFADLQSLPRSIGNLEMLEELDISNNQIRVLPDSFGMLLRLRVLRAEENPLEVPPRHIAEKGAQAVIEYMIELIARRDIKAQPIKQKKNWTQFCLFSRPKKRKHDGLDYVKA comes from the exons ATGGGTTCCTCTGTGCAATCCATTGAAGGGGTTGTGGAGGAGATCATGAGAACCCACAAATCCCTGCCCACTAGGCCTGGTATAGATGAGGTTGTAGCAGCGAAGGCCTTGATCTATAATGTTGAGAAGGAAGAACAGTTCAGAATAGATACAATTTCTAAGCAGAGGAAGGGCCCCAATATCCCAGATGAGTTGTTCTTTGTGATGCAAGAGATGCAGAGGAATTTAGTTTCTTTCCAGAGTAAAGAACAGAAGAGAGAAGCTGTGCAATTGCTTGATCTCGAAAACATCCACGCGCTATTCGATGAATTCATCCAAAGAGCGTCAAAATGCATTCCTTCTGCCTCCAATTATTACCAGCCTGACTGTTCTAACGGCTCAATTTCCGCAATTACGAGCAGTTTCTCTGCAAGCAGTGCTTCTGCCTTTGTTACTGGTCTCGAATCTTCAGTGGCTTCGTCTGGGTTCTACGCTGAGAAAGACTCTCTAAGGAGTTCTGAGATGTTTAGTAGAGATGATAGTTATTTGAAGACGGCAAAAGCATCCTTTTATAGCGATGGAGTTCGAACTGTTCCATCTAGAACCCATGTTTCGGATTCTTCTATCAAATTTGTATCTACTTCTG GTCAAGATGGTGAGAAGTTGAGTCTGATTAAACTAGCCAATTTGATTGAGGTCACCTCAAAGAAAGGTACTAAGGAACTCAACCTCCAGAACAAGTTGATGGATCAGATAGAATGGTTACCAGACTCGATAGGGAAGCTGTCAGGTTTAGTCACTCTCGATTTGTCTGAGAACCGGATTGTTGCTTTACCAGCCACAATTGGAAGGCTTTCTTTGTTGGCAAAACTAGACCTGCGCTCAAACAAGATTACTGAACTACCTGAATCCATTGGGGATCTCTTTAGCCTGGTTTATCTAAACTTGGGAGGGAATGGTTTACCATCTCTGCCTGCTGCAATCGGCAGATTATCCTGTCTTGAGGAGCTCGATGTGAGCTCAAACCAACTGTCATTGCTCCCTGAGTCAATTGGAAACCTTGTCAACCTGAAGAAGTTGAACATTGAGACAAACAATATTGAAGAAATTCCACATACTATTAGCCAGTGCGCATCCCTTGTTGAGCTAAGAGCAGACTATAACCGGCTGAAAGCCATTCCAGAAGCTGTAGGGAGGATTGCATCACTTGAGCTTCTCTCTGTTAGGTATAATAATATCAGACAACTACCTACCACAATGGCATCTCTAACCAACTTGAGGGAGCTTGATGTTAGCTTCAACGAGCTAGAAGCAGTGCCGGAGAGCTTGTGCTTTGTGACCACACTCGTCAAGATGAATGTAGGGAGCAATTTTGCTGACCTACAGTCACTACCACGATCCATTGGGAACCTTGAGATGCTGGAAGAGTTGGATATCAGCAATAATCAGATTCGGGTCCTTCCAGACTCTTTTGGGATGCTATTGCGGTTACGGGTGCTTCGTGCAGAAGAAAATCCTCTGGAAGTGCCACCTAGGCATATTGCAGAAAAGGGTGCACAG GCAGTCATTGAATATATGATTGAACTTATTGCGAGGAGGGATATCAAGGCACAACCAATCAAGCAAAAAAAGAACTGGACTCAATTCTGCTTGTTTTCGAGGCCTAAGAAAAGGAAGCATGATGGTCTGGACTATGTGAAAGCCTAA